From the genome of Xiphophorus couchianus chromosome 6, X_couchianus-1.0, whole genome shotgun sequence, one region includes:
- the LOC114146789 gene encoding cerebellin-4-like isoform X4, giving the protein MKISVVVLTCFFFYACVSETTAQPTGEVGDTDDGIIQKPGGQDCGAAEGQKTNEQLYVILRELETKLRDTQTEMEVLKSQVQGNKVAFGASISAGENSENIGPFNTHTTVIYKKVYFNTGSFNRGTGIFTAPVKGAYYFSFSGHNLSSKAMGLQLMKNGQQMVTVVNHVAGNRHETATNGMTLQLEVGDQVYMRLYENTWIFDNSNDHSTFIGYLLFPL; this is encoded by the exons ATGAAGATTTCTGTGGTTGTATTAACTTGCTTTTTCTTCTATGCATGTGTGTCTGAGACCACAGCTCAGCCAACAGGAGAGGTCGGTGACACAGATGACGGCATCATTCAGAAACCTGGTGGCCAAGACTGTGGCGCAGCCGAAGGCCAGAAAACCAATGAGCaactttatgtcattttaagaGAGCTAGAAACCAAACTTAGAGACACTCAGACAGAGATGGAGGTCCTGAAGTCACAAGTTCAAG GCAACAAGGTAGCATTTGGTGCATCTATAAGTGCAGGTGAAAATAGTGAAAATATTGGACCTTTTAATACCCACACCACTGTGATCTACAAAAAGGTCTACTTCAACACAGGATCATTCAACCGGGGAACAG GTATTTTTACGGCTCCTGTCAAAGGAGCCTATTACTTCAGCTTCTCTGGACATAATTTATCATCTAAAGCAATGGGCCTGCAACTGATGAAGAATGGACAGCAGATGGTCACTGTCGTCAACCATGTTGCTGGAAACCGTCATGAGACAGCAACCAATGGGATGACTCTGCAGCTTGAAGTTGGAGACCAAGTTTACATGAGACTGTATGAAAACACCTGGATTTTTGACAATTCAAATGATCATAGTACCTTTATTGGTTATTTATTATTCCCTCTGTAA
- the LOC114146174 gene encoding ras-related protein Rap-2b-like: MREYKVVVLGSGGVGKSALTVQFVTGSFIEKYDPTIEDFYRKEIEVDSSPSVLEILDTAGTEQFASMRDLYIKNGQGFILVYSLVNQQSFQDIKPMRDQIIRVKRYERVPMILVGNKVDLEGEREVSSGEGKALAQDWSCPFMETSAKNKISVDELFAEIVRQMNYSSVPSGGDRCCSCVLL, encoded by the coding sequence ATGAGGGAGTACAAAGTGGTCGTTTTGGGCTCGGGCGGAGTCGGTAAATCGGCGCTGACGGTCCAATTCGTGACAGGCTCCTTCATCGAGAAGTACGACCCCACAATAGAGGATTTCTACAGGAAGGAGATCGAGGTGGACTCGTCCCCGTCGGTGCTGGAGATCCTGGACACGGCCGGGACCGAGCAGTTCGCCTCCATGCGGGATCTGTACATCAAGAACGGCCAGGGCTTCATCCTGGTCTACAGCCTGGTGAACCAGCAGAGCTTCCAGGACATCAAGCCCATGAGGGACCAGATCATCCGGGTGAAGAGGTACGAGAGGGTGCCCATGATCCTGGTGGGGAACAAGGTGGACCTGGAGGGGGAGCGGGAGGTGTCTTCCGGGGAAGGCAAGGCGCTGGCCCAGGACTGGAGCTGCCCCTTCATGGAGACCtcagccaaaaataaaatctcggTGGACGAGCTGTTCGCAGAAATAGTGAGACAGATGAACTATTCCAGCGTTCCCAGCGGAGGCGACCGGTGCTGCTCGTGTGTCCTGCTCTGA